One Gadus chalcogrammus isolate NIFS_2021 chromosome 4, NIFS_Gcha_1.0, whole genome shotgun sequence DNA segment encodes these proteins:
- the LOC130381631 gene encoding NUAK family SNF1-like kinase 1: MITMETLANHHQSRRRSSAASTVSEAGSTGPELTQTWTDLDHPLPVDYPGLDDCSSATLEEGGRWSSVGGSGVKKHNHKHNLKHRYELLETLGRGTYGKVKKAIERHTGRVVAIKSIRKEKIKDEQDMVHIRREIEIMSALRHPHIISIYEVFENKDKIVIVMEYASKGELYDYISERRRLGDRETRHFFRQIVSAVHHCHKNGVVHRDLKLENVLLDENCNIKIADFGLSNLYHKDKFLQTFCGSPLYASPEIVNGRPYHGPEVDSWALGVLLYTLVYGTMPFDGGDHIKLIKQISNGDYKEPTQSSDARGLIRWMLMVNPERRATVEDIANHWWVNWGWKSSVCDCQGPPSQGSPMLARFIDWQSRASGAAAAAGPEPAPSPGSSYVGRRLKKPTRPEAECGPRHPTPAGEDKQALKRPKSILKTRASDHRSQSLGELELRRTLHFTDGDARFRGGEVGMEDEDDEDDEDEDDEEEDEDHGCLGGSPAKMVPTLPKKGILKNSQQNHLLLQQQQQQRESGYYSSSERSDSSEPQGGAAPTVAMTPAASSPSKRGAGRKGILKRNGKFSSNTHHRDGKTCSTAFRSDSAGSRAGGEAGLSRSQSRPSGFISEDTPSLPGASSFGGLDWPPGSPRPGSIRGCLSAEDLLQPDGFRGLQGPAHGGGKVSQGTQSPGSPGENGSFSLLGDMDDVTQVYQQALDISCAMRET; this comes from the exons ATGATCACAATGGAAACCCTGGCCAACCACCACCAGTCGCGACGCCGCTCCAGCGCCGCCTCCACTGTGTCCGAGGCTGGATCCACCGGTCCCGAGTTAACGCAGACCTGGACGGATCTAGACCACCCTCTACCTGTCGACTACCCCGGGCTGGACGACTGCTCATCCGCCACCCTAGAAGAGGGGGGGCGGTGGTCCAGCGTCGGCGGCAGCGGCGTGAAGAAACACAACCACAAGCATAACCTGAAGCACCGCTACGAGCTGCTGGAAACCCTGGGAAGAGGCACCTACGGCAAGGTGAAGAAGGCGATAGAGAGGCACACCGGACGAGTG gtggCCATTAAGTCCATCAGGAAGGAGAAGATCAAGGATGAGCAGGACATGGTCCACATCCGACGGGAGATTGAGATCATGTCGGCCCTCCGTCACCCCCACATCATCTCCATCTACGAAG TGTTCGAGAACAAGGACAAGATCGTCATCGTGATGGAGTACGCCAGTAAGGGCGAGCTCTACGACTACATCAGCGAGAGGCGTCGCCTGGGCGACCGCGAGACGCGACACTTCTTCCGGCAGATCGTCTCGGCCGTCCATCACTGTCACAAG AACGGCGTTGTACACAGAGATCTGAAACTGGAGAACGTGCTTCTGGATGAGAACTGTAACATTAAG ATCGCAGACTTCGGCCTTTCCAACCTGTACCACAAGGACAAGTTCCTCCAGACCTTCTGCGGAAGCCCTCTCTACGCATCCCCCGAGATCGTCAACGGACGGCCCTACCACGGCCCGGAG GTGGACAGCTGGGCCCTGGGAGTGCTCCTCTACACACTGGTCTATGGAACCATGCCTTTTGACGGGGGGGACCACATCAAACTCATCAAGCAGATCAGCAATGGGGACTACAAGGAACCAACCCAGTCGTCAG ACGCCCGCGGGCTGATCCGCTGGATGCTGATGGTGAACCCCGAGCGGCGCGCCACGGTGGAGGACATCGCCAACCACTGGTGGGTCAACTGGGGCTGGAAGAGCAGCGTGTGCGACTGCCAGGGCCCTCCCAGCCAGGGGTCCCCGATGCTAGCCCGCTTCATCGACTGGCAGAGCCGCGCGtcgggcgccgccgccgccgccgggccggAGCCCGCGCcgtcccccggctcctcctacgTCGGCCGCAGACTCAAGAAGCCGACCAGGCCGGAGGCCGAGTGCGGGCCGCGCCACCCCACCCCCGCGGGGGAGGACAAGCAGGCGCTGAAGAGGCCCAAGAGCATCCTGAAGACCCGGGCGTCGGACCACCGCTCCCAGAGCCTGGGGGAGCTGGAGCTGAGGCGAACCCTGCACTTCACCGACGGGGACGCCCGCTTCCGGGGGGGCGAGGTCGGgatggaggacgaggacgacgaggacgacgaagacgaggacgacgaggaggaggacgaagatcACGGCTGTCTGGGCGGCTCCCCGGCGAAGATGGTGCCCACGCTGCCGAAGAAGGGCATCCTGAAGAACAGCCAGCAGAACCACCTGctgctacagcagcagcagcagcagagagagtcCGGCTACTACTCCTCCAGCGAGCGCAGCGACTCCTCCGAGCCACAGGGGGGCGCCGCCCCCACCGTGGCCATGACGCCGGCCGCCAGCTCCCCGTCCAAGAGGGGCGCGGGGAGGAAGGGCATCCTGAAGCGCAACGGCAAGTTCTCGTCCAACACCCACCACCGGGACGGCAAGACCTGCTCCACGGCGTTCCGCTCCGACTCCGCCGGCAGCCGGGCCGGTGGCGAGGCGGGGCTGTCCCGCAGCCAGAGCCGGCCCTCCGGCTTCATCTCCGAGGACACGCCGAGCCTCCCGGGGGCGTCCTCCTTCGGCGGGCTGGACTGGCCCCCCGGGTCCCCCCGGCCCGGCAGCATCAGAGGGTGCCTGTCGGCCGAGGACCTGCTGCAGCCGGACGGGTTCCGGGGCCTCCAGGGGCCGGCCCacgggggggggaaggtgagCCAGGGGACCCAGTCGCCCGGCTCCCCGGGGGAGAACGGGAGCTTCTCCCTGCTGGGGGACATGGATGACGTGACGCAGGTGTACCAGCAGGCGCTGGACATCAGCTGTGCCATGAGGGAGACCTAG
- the prl2 gene encoding prolactin 2 — protein MPSHVRPGSFAWLGALCLVLRTQTDTVRAAPICDNGQASCQVLSLADLFDRVIQHSSRMHGMSNDLHSQFEQYFLPSRNHISNRVNRNCHTSGILTPNGKENAQRLAGEELTEVILKLLWAWRDPLWHFHQSMAHHDDFNSFSSNKALVMGDLVHELRTGVEKVAEKMQNLGIISNLVNGLRSPEQLLPSPVRPQWSLMNDYDLLSCLRRDSNKVQSYLKILKCRIVPENDC, from the exons ATGCCCTCACACGTCAGACCAG GGTCCTTTGCGTGGCTGGGCGCTCTGTGTCTGGTGCTACGGACGCAGACGGACACGGTGCGCGCGGCGCCTATCTGCGACAACGGCCAGGCGAGCTGCCAGGTCCTCTCACTGGCTGACCTCTTCGATCGGGTCATCCAGCACTCGTCCAGGATGCACGGCATGTCCAACGACCTGCACTCCCAGTTC GAACAGTACTTCCTACCCAGTAGGAATCACATCAGCAACAGGGTCAACAGAAACTGCCACACCTCCGGGATCCTGACTCCCAATGGCAAGGAGAATGCACAGAGACTTGCT GGAGAGGAGCTGACGGAGGTGATCCTGAAGCTGCTGTGGGCCTGGAGGGACCCTCTGTGGCACTTCCACCAGAGCATGGCCCACCACGACGACTTCAACAGCTTCAGCTCCAACAAGGCCCTGGTGATGGGCGATCTGGTCCACGAGCTACGCACCGGCGTGGAGAAAGTAGCCGAGAAG ATGCAGAACCTGGGCATTATCAGCAACTTGGTCAACGGTCTGAGGTCCCCTGAACAGCTGCTGCCCTCGCCCGTCAGACCCCAGTGGAGCCTTATGAATGACTATGATCTCCTCTCCTGCCTTCGCCGAGACTCCAACAAGGTTCAGAGCTACCTCAAGATCCTCAAATGCCGCATAGTTCCAGAGAATGACTGCTGA